The Cyprinus carpio isolate SPL01 chromosome A9, ASM1834038v1, whole genome shotgun sequence genome window below encodes:
- the LOC109095936 gene encoding telomere-associated protein RIF1-like has translation MMAAVPLSSASLLPLLECLEDEAAGLSEKTDAYITIANRLNGEEGRQFLSVVVKHFARLSKVLLVHISSENEELCQAALQALGFCVFHSHIVSVIPANISEDILSTLCNVVVKSKEKFTCTRALWVISKQNFTPEVASKKVPEILKSLEAMRNREVQSILIEHESLNVVIRLLEQAPSQMAAGAVCWANLVIPLVVHSANKVRLRAAAALELGMPLLLEKQQEVAAIVEPMMSSMLIPEMQKLFASKNETNMLKLWPLFVRLLGKLLHKGGAFINSLLYLEELGFRNSSPNIKKIAFIAWKSLIDNFALNSEILCSSKRLKLLMQPLSSIQVRTEALLLTKLEVWWYLVVKLGPNLSTNFEQVGVPLLHSALPSDSPLQSPATPARTPNPSNGTPNTPKSGIPSCSTPSATPRMNLNSSVLVAQSYRSIQLLGLEMLLHWLVGPEVTDTAARENLQLSLEPLTHPLFTSPSSFSRHASTLISAVKEGFITVGKHAPEALLNLIWSNLIYSVSTTIEACNKKERQGSEVLTLLLQALQSILSSDVLPAERALLLLEATVNGIPQKVLGSAAYQVANMDVLNGTPALFLILLFYKSNQLSSFLEDERFFSSLETLVSCGFCGPTSPLAFGEAVLGAISGSVEAVKIKKQLWRMWSVVVNPLTDTITQTNEVNQGDALEHNFSAIYSALMFPVIHLLPGLPLPQTTQKAMIGTWSRLYKAFARCSALVATAEENTSCEELCAKICGSLDSEALKSMPMLDAISNILLVIIESMDFSPYTPQFQQKMKSPHTPLSWVRKRSRALGNLSTFHTLLVQTLEAFLSVDFSEASVESTGGVVNGIGLTLISSLSTLFTNITLPTFIQEVLSSLTKPLSRLFELVSRHDEPSKLSTTLGPKLEKLATDLLGCLQTQSTLHDDEMLAMLSPLLCVLFLHKSKQIRTVVMQFWNATFGNALTLTYPDPLKSVLSQVKQKTPLILPGFEAVDAPDDCSGQYTGESSQLDPQISGVKMSSVGKRDSLLARAEELKGRGSLTAAKPVSVKLDFGSPKPLRREAIEEEASVDFVFIPPETKERVLTEHQKEVKRTKRVDIPALYNNLDASLDTTVFSQYTQSQEESMDKLTKDEKHQPEEESDVQLKEVAASEEPITDVKVTQEGTRSAVETPEKDTQNKDQISEKNQSPLSDISVDVSGHEKSGVEGTSPNVSSSSDMISGTPPKPNSRRQSFITLEKYDERKSPSPASVAFVGPRTRKSSRLGSSKASESTPNGSQLQTTKEDSEESRKRSSTDPSAQNEEAKVEAKDEMLTGGHHIEGTDEEEDDVVPDTQTQLSGEASGFQNSPVSKANAEEQDSPEKDSQSDSQANQELRRSGRRRSKPLRPGEDSGEMKSKCQEQIADSVLTNTQKPLLSPTSNILTGRRRSKVIEDSKAEGDELNKIIKGEPYQSNSQISSAESSQAIGLPGNKELSQSEPSSETSPVTQSDSQSKERLPTLNESEGLSLGRTTRKTKMHLEESTDKEVDENSQNDPQNVASALPKKHSQTSLSDSEADSQQTVRTRRTRRSESQLLELSGSQTKDDSSQTDSQTLTMVKGRATRRRAAEEETDSTRDATSSVNAEDLSQDSSEGLGRYRTRRSKGLLASTDNPESEISDSREDGPRPKKRLRKPLSTEVLPVATEPKGTEIVPDMEGVDVSIEMSQDEADHETSLNVSASGTKEEVPSPDGAPHEQITSEKGAEDAKIETDTDEKETITEKAEGEELNSSSQIGSEDLTQKTDILRKCPHTRGRGRGRRRSRTCNCFSNNRDVFSQDSDFQESQDLKNEQVPLVSDALNSQPEQSSSTSVSEKSKSSAISDVSDFDVQPFSALPAQLPSEVMPSESPIAKLGVIVSQLSEAQEGAPLKLSKLTDKSNKEHVEVPEAETNQLESSGCAGSQKHKEEEDRLENSSVSQEPLQSSTPQDTSPSQGRPVEDAPICQEQLESSHVQQEDAVNPAVTECEDLAVSEPSGEKVVLPEESNGKELLDKDVALVEKDEDTPVDNRDLPVDTQESSSSVPPQSSTSEACLDSPLKPKPLDALSGELEPGQSPSRNRSRVWSPSASPSTSILKKGQKRTCEEDTPSPLQKSRRVSFATPIYHQELADDIDRRSPVIRTSSPRSKVLSGQSKYITTPTKGYSSLSPRNLRSPGSKSSKKCLISEMSQEPRPIAKDCVYPALVGCSTPIEAVLPQISSNMWPRGFGQLVRARNIKTVGDLSALTPSEIKSLPIRSPKLSNVRKALKTYHEQQRKGRSDDLKSFDEMEKMTSEPEEMELPQNQDEEQTPGEAQDDKPSEVGVDSELMAEENKSCDLPSDVVALSGRLTSEELGRCSPEQLGLMHEHLSGMMRSIVTHMQARLLSNLDESLP, from the exons caaatatttcagaAGATATACTGTCTACGCTCTGTAATGTTGTGGTAAAATCAAAAGAGAAGTTTACGTGCACTCGAGCATTATGGGTGATTTCAAAACAGAATTTCACGCCAGAGGTGGCATCCAAAAAG GTACCAGAGATTCTGAAGAGTCTAGAGGCCATGCGGAACAGAGAGGTTCAGTCCATCCTCATTGAACATGAATCACTTAATGTCGTCATAAG GTTGCTGGAGCAGGCCCCGTCTCAGATGGCTGCTGGAGCCGTGTGCTGGGCCAATCTGGTTATTCCTCTGGTGGTTCACTCGGCCAATAAAGTGCGCTTGCGTGCGGCAGCAGCCCTGGAGCTGGGCATGCCTCTTCTTCTGGAGAAACAGCAGGAGGTGGCGGCCATTGTAGAGCCAATGATGTCTTCT ATGCTCATCCCTGAAATGCAGAAGCTGTTTGCCTCAAAAAATGAGACCAATATGCTGAAGCTGTGGCCCCTGTTTGTGAGACTTCTGGGGAAG ttgctcCACAAAGGTGGTGCTTTCATTAACTCCTTGCTGTATTTAGAGGAGCTTGGTTTCCGCAACTCCTCCCCTAATATTAAGAAGATTGCCTTCATAGCTTGGAAGAGCCTCATTGACAACTTCGCCCTTAATTCAG AAATCCTGTGCAGCAGCAAGCGTCTGAAGCTCCTCATGCAGCCCCTCAGTTCCATCCAGGTCAGGACTGaagctcttctgctcaccaagctgGAGGTGTGGTGGTACCTTGTGGTCAAGCTCGGACCCAACCTGTCCACTAACTTTGAGCAG GTTGGTGTACCGCTACTGCACAGCGCACTTCCCTCTGATTCGCCACTGCAGTCCCCAGCTACACCTGCTAGAACCCCTAACCCAAGCAATGGCACCCCTAACACCCCTAAATCAG GCATTCCTTCCTGCAGCACGCCGAGCGCTACTCCTCGCATGAATCTGAACAGCAGTGTGCTGGTGGCTCAGTCCTACCGCTCCATTCAGCTCCTAGGACTAGAGATGCTCCTGCACTGGCTTGTGGGTCCAGAGGTTACAGACACAGCAGCTAGAGAAAATCTTCAGCTCAGCCTGG AGCCCCTGACGCATCCGCTCTTTACCAGCCCTTCCTCCTTCAGTAGACATGCCTCCACCCTCATATCAGCCGTCAAAGAAGGCTTCATTACTGTGGGAAAGCACGCTCCAG aagCGCTTCTTAATCTCATTTGGAGCAACCTGATCTATTCTGTCAGCACAACAATAGAAGCTT GTAATAAGAAGGAACGGCAGGGGTCAGAGGTTCTCACGCTGCTTCTACAGGCTTTGCAGTCCATCCTGTCCTCAGATGTTCTGCCTGCTGAACGTGCCCTG CTTTTGCTGGAGGCCACTGTTAATGGAATACCTCAGAAGGTGCTTGGTTCTGCTGCTTATCAAGTGGCAAACATGGATGTGTTAAAT GGTACACCTGCACTTTTCCTAATACTGCTATTCTACAAGAGTAACCAGCTCTCCTCCTTTCTTGAAGATGAGAG GTTTTTTTCAAGCCTGGAGACCCTTGTGAGTTGTGGGTTTTGTGGACCTACATCTCCCCTGGCGTTTGGAGAGGCTGTTTTAGGAGCGATTAGTGGGAGTGTGGAGGCTGTTAAGATCAAGAAACAGCTCTGGAGGATGTGGAGTGTGGTTGTAAACCCTCTGACGGACACCATCACTCAG ACCAATGAAGTGAATCAAGGGGATGCTCTGGAGCATAATTTCAGTGCCATTTACAGTGCCTTGATGTTCCCAGTTATTCACCTGCTGCCTGGTTTGCCCCTGCCCCAA ACTACTCAGAAGGCCATGATCGGTACCTGGTCCAGGCTTTACAAGGCGTTTGCTCGCTGCTCAGCTTTGGTAGCCACAGCGGAGGAGAACACAAGCTGCGAAGAGCTGTGTGCCAAGATCTGTGGCTCTCTTGACAGTGAGGCTCTGAA aagtatgcctATGCTAGATGCAATATCCAATATCTTGCTGGTAATCATTGAGAGTATGGACTTCTCTCCTTACACCCCACAATTCCAGCAGAAGATGAAAT CTCCTCATACACCCTTGAGTTGGGTGCGCAAGAGAAGTAGAGCCCTGGGGAATCTCTCGACCTTCCACACTCTCCTGGTGCAGACTCTCGAAGCATTCCTCTCTGTGGATTTCTCAGAAGCATCTGTAGAGTCCACCGGTGGAGTTGTAAATGGAATCGGCTTGACGTTGATCTCTAGCTTGTCAACTCTTTTCACTAATATCACACTGCCCACGTTTATACAAGAGGTGCTGTCCTCCCTCACCAAACCACTCTCACGCCTTTTTGAACTGGTCTCCAG acacgATGAACCATCAAAGCTCAGTACAACACTAGGACCCAAG CTGGAGAAACTGGCCACGGACCTGCTTGGCTGCCTTCAGACACAATCAACTCTCCATGACGATGAGATGCTTGCCATGTTGTCGCCTTTGCTCTGCGTGCTTTTTCTGCACAAGAGCAAGCAAATTCGCACTGTGGTCATGCAGTTCTGGAATGCCACTTTTGGAAATGCACTCACCTTGACTTACCCTGATCCTCTTAA GTCTGTATTAAGTCAGGTTAAGCAAAAGACTCCATTGATTTTACCTGGTTTTGAAGCCGTTGATGCACCTGATGATTGTAGTGGACAGTATACG GGTGAGAGTTCTCAGCTGGACCCTCAGATCAGCGGGGTAAAGATGTCCTCTGTGGGAAAGAGGGACTCCCTCCTGGCGAGGGCAGAAGAGCTAAAAGGAAGAGGATCTTTAACTGCTGCAAAGCCTGTGTCT GTAAAGCTGGATTTCGGATCACCCAAGCCATTGAGGCGGGAAGCTATTGAGGAGGAGGCATCagtggattttgtttttattccaccTGAGACAAAGGAGAGAGTGCTAACTGAGCACCAGAAAGAGGTCAAAAGAACTAAACG GGTTGACATTCCTGCTCTCTATAATAACCTGGATGCATCCCTGGACACTACAGTCTTCTCACAGTATACTCAGAGTCAAGAGGAGTCCAT GGACAAATTAACAAAAGATGAAAAGCATCAACCAGAGGAAGAGTCTGATGTTCAGCTAAAg GAGGTTGCCGCAAGTGAGGAACCGATCACCGATGTTAAAGTAACCCAAGAAGGCACCAGATCAGCCGTAGAAACACCAGAGAAAGATacacaaaataaagatcaaatttCAGAGAAAAATCAGTCACCATTGAGTGACATCTCAGTTGATGTGAGTGGGCATGAGAAAAGTGGAGTTGAGGGGACCAGCCCTAATGTTTCAAGTTCATCTGATATGATATCCGGTACACCACCTAAACCCAATAGCAGGCGTCAGTCATTTATAACCTTAGAGAAATATGATGAAAGGAAATCACCAAGTCCTGCAAGTGTAGCATTTGTTGGTCCACGCACCCGCAAATCGAGTAGGCTGGGTTCTTCAAAGGCATCAGAGTCTACTCCAAATGGTTCACAACTTCAGACTACAAAAGAGGACTCTGAGGAATCTCGTAAGAGGAGCAGCACTGACCCATCTGCTCAAAATGAGGAGGCAAAAGTGGAGGCAAAAGATGAGATGTTAACGGGAGGTCATCACATTGAAGGTacagatgaagaagaggatgatgtGGTCCCAGATACCCAGACCCAATTATCTGGTGAAGCGTCAGGTTTTCAGAACAGTCCTGTGTCTAAAGCCAATGCAGAGGAACAAGATTCTCCTGAAAAAGATTCACAGAGTGATTCTCAAGCTAATCAAGAACTAAGAAGATCAGGCAGACGGCGAAGTAAACCTTTACGCCCAGGGGAAGATTCAGGGGAGATGAAAAGCAAATGTCAAGAACAAATTGCAGACTCTGTGTTGACAAATACACAGAAGCCATTACTGTCTCCAACAAGTAACATTTTGACTGGAAGAAGGAGAAGTAAGGTTATTGAAGACAGTAAAGCTGAAGGAGATGAgctgaacaaaataattaaaggAGAGCCTTATCAAAGTAATTCACAGATTTCCTCTGCAGAATCTTCACAGGCAATAGGTTTGCCTGGTAATAAAGAGCTAAGCCAGTCTGAGCCCTCTTCCGAAACTTCTCCTGTAACTCAATCAGATAGCCAAAGCAAAGAGAGATTGCCAACTCTCAATGAGTCTGAGGGTCTGTCACTGGGTAGAACTACAAGGAAGACCAAAATGCACCTTGAGGAGTCAACAGACAAGGAGGTAGATGAAAACTCTCAAAATGatcctcaaaatgttgcatcCGCTTTGCCAAAGAAACATTCACAGAcatctctttctgattctgaggCTGATAGCCAGCAAACTGTCCGAACACGAAGAACAAGGAGATCTGAATCTCAATTACTGGAGCTGTCTGGTTCACAGACCAAAGATGACTCGAGTCAGACAGACTCTCAAACACTCACTATGGTGAAGGGGAGAGCTACGAGGAGGAGAGCTGCAGAAGAAGAGACAGACTCTACTAGAGATGCAACATCATCTGTAAATGCTGAGGACTTAAGCCAAGACTCCTCTGAAGGTCTTGGTAGATACAGAACTCGAAGATCTAAAGGTTTGTTGGCTTCTACTGACAATCCAGAGTCTGAAATCTCTGATAGCCGAGAAGACGGACCAAGGCCTAAAAAGAGACTGCGGAAACCATTATCCACAGAGGTGCTACCAGTTGCCACAGAACCGAAAGGTACTGAGATAGTGCCAGATATGGAGGGTGTTGatgtttcaatagaaatgtcACAGGATGAGGCAGATCATGAAACTAGTTTGAATGTTTCAGCTAGTGGGACCAAAGAAGAGGTCCCTTCCCCTGATGGTGCACCACATGAACAGATTACCTCTGAAAAAGGAGCAGAAGATGCCAAAATTGAAACTGATACAGATGAAAAGGAGACCATTACTGAGAAGGCGGAGGGTGAAGAATTGAATTCATCTTCACAGATTGGATCTGAAGATTTAACCCAGAAGACTGACATTTTGCGTAAATGCCCACATACCAGGGGACGGGGACGTGGACGTAGACGATCGAGAACCTGCAACTGCTTTTCAAACAACCGCGACGTGTTCTCACAGGACAGTGACTTCCAAGAATCGCAAGATCTGAAAAATGAGCAGGTTCCACTTGTCTCTGATGCCCTGAACTCTCAACCAGAGCAGTCAAGCTCAACATCTGTATCAGAGAAAAGCAAGAGCTCAGCAATTTCAGATGTCTCTGATTTTGATGTTCAGCCATTTTCAGCCTTGCCTGCACAGCTTCCATCTGAGGTTATGCCTTCCGAAAGTCCCATTGCAAAGCTTGGTGTAATTGTTTCTCAGCTGTCTGAAGCACAGGAAGGAGCACCGCTTAAATTGTCCAAACTGACAGATAAATCAAACAAGGAGCATGTAGAGGTCCCGGAGGCGGAGACAAATCAGTTAGAGAGTTCTGGGTGCGCAGGTAGTCAAAAGCACAAAGAGGAGGAAGATAGATTGGAAAACAGTTCAGTAAGTCAAGAACCCCTCCAGAGTTCAACACCTCAAGACACATCTCCAAGTCAAGGTCGCCCAGTGGAAGATGCACCTATATGCCAAGAGCAACTAGAGTCTTCCCATGTCCAGCAGGAGGATGCCGTTAACCCAGCAGTGACGGAATGTGAAGACCTAGCTGTTTCAGAGCCAAGTGGAGAAAAGGTGGTGTTGCCGGAAGAGTCAAATGGCAAAGAATTGCTTGACAAGGATGTTGCTCTTGTCGAGAAGGATGAAGACACTCCGGTAGACAACCGTGATCTTCCTGTGGACACACAAGAGTCGTCGTCGTCTGTGCCACCTCAGAGCAGTACATCTGAAGCCTGCTTAGATTCTCCACTCAAGCCTAAACCTTTGGACGCTCTCAGCGGAGAGCTAGAGCCTGGCCAGAGTCCGAGCAGAAACCGATCTCGTGTCTGGTCACCATCCGCTTCTCCATCTACCAGTATTCTAAAGAAGGGACAAAAGAGAACATGTGAAGAGGATACACCCTCCCCCCTTCAGAAG tctCGTCGAGTGTCTTTTGCAACTCCAATTTATCATCAAGAACTGGCTGATGATATTGATCGACGTAGTCCAGTTATTCGCACAAGCTCGCCTAGGTCAAAAGTCTTGAGTGGGCAGtcgaag TATATCACTACACCCACAAAAGGCTATTCAAGTCTAAGTCCACGTAACCTCCGTAGCCCTGGATCCAAAAGCTCTAAAAAATGCCTG ATTTCAGAAATGAGCCAGGAGCCACGTCCTATTGCTAAAGATTGTGTTTATCCAGCACTCGTTGGCTGCTCTACCCCTATAGAGGCTGTTTTACCACAGATATCCTCCAACATGTG GCCTCGTGGCTTTGGTCAGCTCGTTAGAGCTAGAAACATTAAAACGGTTGGAGACCTGAGTGCCCTTACCCCGAGTGAAATCAAGTCTCTTCCTATTCGTTCACCCAAGCTGTCCAATGTGAGGAAAGCACTTAAAACCTATCATGAACAACAG AGAAAAGGGCGTTCTGATGACCTCAAAAGCTTTGACGAAATGGAGAAAATGACATCTGAGCCTGAAGAGATGGAGCTTCCTCAAAATCAAGATGAGGAGCAAACACCAGGAGAGGCTCaag ATGACAAGCCATCAGAGGTGGGTGTAGATTCAGAACTGATGGCTGAGGAGAACAAATCTTGTGATTTGCCATCAGATGTTGTAGCCCTTAGTGGACGCCTAACTTCAGAGGAACTTGGTCGCTGCTCACCCGAACAGCTGGGCCTGATGCACGAACATCTGAGCGGAATGATGAGAAGCATTGTGACCCATATGCAGGCCCGCTTGCTGAGTAATCTTGATGAGAGCTTGCCATGA